From a single Nostoc edaphicum CCNP1411 genomic region:
- a CDS encoding response regulator — MSGISPFPLSTKQPPLILVADDDKTIRVLLRKAMEQEGYRVVEVNDGKQCLDAYEAIKPDIVLLDAVMPVMDGFTCCKHLLQIARNNLISALANFDTNSTLKNTVISKIWERTPILMITCLDDEESVNRAFDAGATDYVTKPIHWPVLRQRLRRLLQQAQVYKQLEAANQALHHLANVDGLTELANRRRFDDYLNTQWINLAQEGSPLSMILCDIDFFKFYNDRYGHPAGDVCLQKVGAVLSLKVQKHQDLVARYGGEEFAVIMPHTPASGAVHVASVIQAGVKDLQIVHDGSAVSQYVTLSMGVATVVPNWESSPSDLIVMADKALYQAKAGGRDRFISSS; from the coding sequence ATGTCAGGCATAAGCCCATTTCCTCTTTCTACAAAGCAACCGCCACTGATTCTAGTGGCTGATGATGACAAGACCATCCGAGTGTTGTTGCGTAAAGCTATGGAACAAGAAGGTTATCGAGTGGTCGAAGTCAATGATGGTAAGCAATGTTTAGATGCTTACGAGGCTATCAAACCAGATATAGTTTTGCTAGATGCTGTAATGCCTGTAATGGATGGCTTTACCTGCTGTAAGCACTTGCTCCAAATTGCCAGAAATAATTTAATATCAGCCCTTGCAAATTTTGATACTAACTCGACACTTAAAAATACGGTTATATCCAAGATATGGGAGCGCACTCCCATCTTGATGATCACATGCTTGGATGATGAGGAATCTGTAAATCGTGCTTTTGACGCTGGGGCGACTGATTATGTAACTAAGCCAATTCACTGGCCTGTATTGCGCCAGCGGTTGCGCCGACTGCTACAGCAAGCGCAAGTATACAAACAATTAGAGGCGGCAAACCAAGCTTTGCATCACCTTGCCAATGTAGATGGCTTAACTGAGTTGGCTAATCGTCGCCGCTTTGACGATTATCTTAATACTCAGTGGATTAACCTCGCACAAGAGGGATCTCCTTTGTCAATGATTTTGTGTGATATCGATTTTTTTAAATTTTATAACGATAGATATGGTCATCCGGCTGGGGATGTCTGTTTACAAAAAGTCGGTGCTGTCTTAAGCCTTAAGGTACAAAAACATCAGGATTTAGTAGCGCGTTATGGTGGCGAAGAATTTGCTGTGATTATGCCACACACCCCTGCATCTGGTGCAGTTCATGTTGCCTCTGTGATACAAGCCGGAGTTAAAGATTTGCAAATTGTTCATGACGGATCTGCGGTGAGTCAATATGTCACTCTTAGTATGGGCGTAGCGACTGTTGTTCCTAATTGGGAATCCTCACCTTCAGATTTGATCGTGATGGCAGATAAGGCACTTTATCAAGCAAAGGCTGGGGGGCGCGATCGCTTTATCTCAAGTTCTTAA